In Synechococcus sp. CB0101, a genomic segment contains:
- a CDS encoding peptidase domain-containing ABC transporter has protein sequence MTVSSFASVLQHEAFSELSEAGRQKLEKGAQLLQFRIGQPLCERSLIPHQVLLIREGTARLLGLEAHNLITLGRMGPGAVVGLASLLRVKGCEDITAATDLEAWSLPDALVLELYQSEPRFQAWCHRQLFPAELAELAAVLAARARQVPHGLVNSLNALLEQARLVAANPEAIAEARATELKLYVASANAEGAELGDALVDNNPLPSAKPPLPLRLIAIPQQLADALEHGQNTANSAEGAATATASAAAEAPALPQATSLSLGQASLAEQITLQRGEGPLEETLACFQMLAQLLKLPFRRDAIEKTVRDALRRGQQPSIPLVGQLAAGMGLHAVGARIPAAMATRMQTPCLLPFNGGFALAVDANARGLKLASPKQGWVQLAPEEIESHYPEGIELVLVDRTTATPEQKFNLSWFMPALRRYRGVLIQVLITSFVVQLFTLANPLLIQVIIDKVITQRSLDTLQVLGIGLVVVTLLEGVLGSLRTFLFADTTNRIDTRLGAEVIDHLLRLPVGYFDRRPVGELGTRVAELEKIRNFLTGQALTTVLDAAYSVIYIVVMALYSWVLTFVALAVVPIQVGLTLLGAPLFRRQFRQAAEENARTQAHLVEVLTGIQTVKAQNVEMVSRWKWQERYGQYIARTFEKTITGTALNETGQVLQKLSQLLVLWVGATLVLKGEMTLGQLIAFRIISGYVTQPLLRLSNIWQNIQELRVSFERLADVVDTPEESNEADKKKIPLPPLHGAVEFDDVSFSFNPGTPEVLKHINLTIPQGTFVGVVGQSGSGKSTLMKLIPRLYAPNQGRILIDGYDIDKVELYSLRRQVGIVPQEPLLFSGSVSENIALTDPNATSEAIVRAAEVACAHEFIMGLPAGYSSDVGERGAGLSGGQRQRLAIARTLLANPKLLVMDEATSALDYDTERRVCNNLREALTGCTVFFVTHRLSTIRNADLIVMLHQGAVVETGSHDELMAKQGRYFALFRQQEAS, from the coding sequence ATGACGGTGTCCTCCTTTGCTTCGGTGCTGCAACACGAAGCCTTCTCGGAGCTAAGTGAAGCGGGCCGCCAGAAGCTCGAGAAAGGCGCACAGCTGCTGCAATTCCGGATCGGTCAGCCACTGTGCGAGCGCAGCCTGATCCCGCACCAAGTGCTGCTGATCCGTGAGGGCACCGCACGCCTGCTCGGCTTGGAGGCCCACAACCTGATCACCCTCGGCCGCATGGGCCCTGGAGCGGTGGTGGGCCTGGCCTCCCTGCTGCGCGTGAAGGGCTGTGAAGACATCACAGCCGCCACCGATCTGGAGGCCTGGAGCCTGCCTGATGCGCTGGTGCTGGAGCTGTACCAAAGCGAGCCCAGATTTCAGGCCTGGTGCCACCGCCAGCTGTTCCCTGCTGAACTGGCCGAGCTGGCCGCCGTGTTGGCCGCCCGTGCACGCCAGGTTCCCCATGGCCTGGTGAACAGCCTCAATGCCTTGCTGGAGCAAGCGCGGCTGGTGGCGGCCAACCCTGAAGCCATCGCCGAAGCCAGAGCCACCGAGCTGAAGCTCTATGTGGCCAGCGCCAACGCCGAGGGTGCGGAGCTGGGCGACGCGCTGGTGGACAACAATCCACTCCCCTCCGCCAAGCCGCCCCTGCCCTTACGGCTGATCGCCATCCCGCAGCAGCTGGCCGACGCTCTCGAACACGGCCAAAACACAGCCAACTCGGCTGAAGGCGCTGCCACAGCAACGGCCTCAGCCGCAGCCGAAGCCCCAGCCCTGCCCCAGGCCACCAGCTTGAGCCTGGGACAAGCCAGCCTGGCGGAGCAGATCACCCTCCAACGCGGCGAGGGGCCGCTGGAAGAAACGCTGGCCTGCTTCCAGATGCTGGCGCAATTGCTGAAGCTGCCCTTCCGGCGCGATGCGATTGAAAAAACCGTGCGCGATGCCCTGCGGCGCGGCCAACAACCGAGCATTCCGCTGGTGGGGCAACTGGCAGCAGGCATGGGCTTGCACGCAGTGGGTGCCCGGATCCCGGCGGCCATGGCCACCCGCATGCAAACTCCCTGCCTGCTGCCCTTCAACGGAGGCTTTGCCCTCGCGGTGGATGCCAATGCCCGCGGCCTGAAGCTGGCCAGTCCCAAGCAGGGCTGGGTGCAGCTCGCCCCCGAGGAGATCGAATCCCACTACCCCGAAGGCATCGAGCTGGTGCTGGTGGATCGCACCACCGCCACACCAGAACAGAAGTTCAACCTCAGCTGGTTTATGCCGGCGCTGCGTCGCTACCGCGGCGTGTTGATCCAGGTGCTGATCACCTCGTTTGTGGTGCAGCTGTTCACCCTCGCGAACCCGCTGCTGATCCAGGTGATCATCGACAAGGTGATCACCCAGCGCAGCCTCGACACACTGCAGGTGCTCGGCATTGGCCTGGTGGTGGTGACCCTGCTCGAGGGCGTGCTCGGCAGCCTGCGCACCTTCCTGTTTGCCGACACCACCAACCGCATCGATACGCGCCTGGGCGCGGAGGTGATCGATCACCTGCTGCGCCTTCCGGTGGGCTACTTCGATCGCCGCCCCGTGGGTGAACTGGGCACTCGCGTTGCCGAACTGGAGAAGATCCGCAATTTCCTCACGGGCCAGGCCCTCACCACCGTGCTGGATGCGGCTTATTCGGTGATCTACATCGTGGTGATGGCTCTGTATAGCTGGGTGCTCACCTTTGTGGCGCTGGCTGTGGTGCCCATCCAGGTGGGGCTCACACTGCTGGGGGCGCCCCTATTCCGCCGCCAGTTCCGCCAGGCCGCCGAAGAGAACGCACGCACCCAGGCCCACCTGGTGGAAGTGCTCACCGGCATCCAAACGGTGAAGGCACAAAACGTGGAGATGGTGAGCCGCTGGAAGTGGCAAGAGCGCTACGGCCAATACATCGCGCGCACCTTCGAGAAAACCATCACCGGCACAGCCCTGAATGAAACAGGCCAGGTGCTTCAGAAGCTCTCCCAGCTGCTGGTGCTCTGGGTGGGCGCCACCCTAGTGCTGAAGGGCGAGATGACCCTCGGCCAACTGATCGCGTTCCGGATCATCTCGGGCTATGTGACCCAGCCGCTGCTGCGCCTCTCGAACATCTGGCAAAACATCCAGGAGCTGCGCGTGAGCTTCGAGCGCCTGGCGGATGTGGTGGACACACCTGAGGAATCCAACGAGGCCGACAAGAAGAAGATCCCCCTGCCGCCCTTGCACGGCGCTGTGGAATTCGACGATGTGAGCTTCAGCTTCAACCCCGGCACACCGGAGGTGCTCAAGCACATCAACCTCACCATTCCCCAGGGCACCTTTGTGGGCGTGGTGGGCCAGAGCGGCAGCGGCAAGAGCACGCTGATGAAGCTGATCCCAAGGCTCTACGCCCCAAACCAGGGCCGGATCCTGATCGATGGCTACGACATCGACAAAGTTGAGCTCTATTCCCTGCGCCGGCAGGTGGGCATCGTGCCCCAGGAACCGCTGCTGTTTTCCGGCAGCGTGAGCGAAAACATCGCCCTCACCGATCCCAACGCCACCAGCGAAGCAATCGTGCGCGCAGCCGAAGTGGCCTGCGCCCATGAATTCATCATGGGTCTACCGGCTGGCTACAGCAGCGATGTGGGCGAACGGGGCGCGGGCCTTTCAGGGGGCCAACGCCAGCGCCTGGCCATCGCGCGCACCCTGCTCGCCAACCCGAAGCTTCTGGTGATGGATGAAGCCACCAGCGCGCTGGATTACGACACCGAACGCCGGGTATGCAACAACCTGCGGGAAGCGCTCACCGGATGCACGGTATTTTTTGTGACCCACCGTCTCTCCACCATCCGCAACGCCGATCTGATCGTGATGCTGCATCAGGGTGCTGTGGTGGAAACCGGCAGCCACGATGAGCTGATGGCCAAGCAGGGCCGCTATTTCGCCCTGTTCCGCCAACAGGAGGCCAGCTGA
- a CDS encoding peptidylprolyl isomerase, protein MQALTALDPQAIELLKRHNLWQQLVRAEVVAAAVGQEALSQEETEQAFAQQLERSGHDDLAALEQHLRDQGINPEHWRWQVLLPLRVRAHYRREFLSKAEARFLERKERLDRVVYSLLRVQDGGLARELYLRISGGEANFADLAHRYAEGPERNTKGIVGPVPLNQAHPALAERLRTSTPGTLLAPFQIQEWWLVARLESYTPARFDDSVAEQMAAELFEEWVQQETVGILKRLNQASDHTGQQTSPA, encoded by the coding sequence ATGCAGGCCCTCACAGCTCTGGATCCGCAGGCGATCGAGCTGCTCAAGCGCCACAACCTCTGGCAGCAGCTGGTGCGCGCGGAGGTGGTGGCCGCTGCGGTGGGCCAGGAAGCGCTGAGCCAAGAGGAAACCGAACAAGCCTTCGCCCAACAACTCGAGCGCTCCGGCCACGACGACCTGGCGGCCCTTGAGCAGCACCTGCGCGACCAGGGCATCAACCCGGAGCATTGGCGTTGGCAGGTGCTGCTGCCCCTGCGGGTGCGCGCCCATTACCGGCGGGAGTTTCTGAGCAAGGCGGAAGCACGCTTCCTGGAGCGCAAAGAGCGCCTGGATCGGGTGGTGTACAGCCTGCTGCGCGTGCAAGACGGAGGCCTGGCCCGGGAGCTGTATCTACGCATCAGCGGGGGTGAAGCCAACTTTGCGGATCTGGCCCATCGCTACGCGGAGGGCCCGGAGCGCAACACCAAAGGGATCGTGGGCCCTGTGCCGCTGAACCAGGCCCACCCGGCGCTGGCTGAGCGGCTGCGCACCAGCACACCGGGCACGTTGCTGGCCCCGTTTCAGATCCAGGAGTGGTGGCTGGTGGCTCGCCTGGAGAGCTACACACCCGCTCGGTTCGACGACAGCGTGGCCGAACAGATGGCTGCCGAACTGTTTGAAGAATGGGTGCAGCAGGAAACGGTCGGTATCCTGAAGCGACTCAATCAGGCGTCGGACCACACCGGCCAGCAGACCTCTCCCGCATGA
- a CDS encoding IS5 family transposase (programmed frameshift), which produces MGGKQLGFTDYELTTAKKRTKREKFLSEMEAVVPWQALIDLIEPHYPKASKKGGRPPYPLATMLRIHLLQQWYSLSDPAMEEALIEVPTMRRFAGIELISDRIPDETTILTFRHLLEKHGWVSRFLTPSQSAPGRSGVTMRQGTIVDATLIAAPSSTKNKDGKRDPEMHQTKKGNQWYFGMKVHAGVDKDSGLIHSVVVTAANVHDLTPAAELLHGDEEVVYGDAGYQGIAKRPEMAGKTAEFRVAMRPGTRRALPDTPDGRVQDLIETAKAHIRSKVEHPFRVIKQQFGFQKTRLRGLAKNRCKINVLAALSNLYQARRQLLATV; this is translated from the exons ATGGGCGGCAAGCAGCTCGGTTTCACGGACTATGAGCTGACCACGGCCAAGAAGCGCACCAAGCGCGAGAAATTTCTCTCCGAGATGGAGGCTGTGGTGCCTTGGCAGGCACTCATCGATCTGATCGAGCCGCACTACCCCAAGGCGAGCAAGAAAGGCGGCAGGCCTCCCTATCCGCTGGCAACGATGCTGCGCATTCATCTGCTGCAGCAGTGGTACTCCCTCAGCGATCCGGCCATGGAAGAGGCCTTGATCGAGGTGCCCACCATGCGCCGCTTTGCCGGCATCGAGCTGATCAGCGATCGGATCCCGGACGAGACCACGATCCTCACGTTCCGCCATCTGCTTGAGAAGCATGGCTGGGTGAGCAGATTTTTGACACCGTC TCAAAGCGCTCCTGGCCGCTCGGGCGTAACCATGCGTCAGGGCACGATCGTCGATGCCACCTTGATCGCAGCGCCCAGCTCCACCAAGAACAAAGATGGGAAGCGGGATCCGGAGATGCACCAGACCAAAAAGGGCAACCAGTGGTACTTCGGCATGAAGGTCCACGCCGGCGTTGACAAGGACTCAGGCCTGATCCATTCGGTTGTCGTCACCGCCGCCAACGTGCACGACCTCACCCCGGCAGCTGAGCTACTGCATGGAGATGAGGAGGTGGTGTACGGCGATGCTGGCTACCAGGGCATCGCCAAGAGACCAGAAATGGCTGGCAAGACAGCGGAGTTCAGAGTGGCGATGCGGCCCGGCACGCGCAGGGCTCTTCCTGACACCCCGGATGGGAGGGTGCAGGATCTGATCGAGACGGCCAAAGCTCACATCCGCTCCAAGGTTGAGCATCCCTTCCGTGTGATCAAGCAGCAGTTCGGCTTTCAAAAGACCCGGCTGCGAGGCTTGGCCAAGAACCGCTGCAAAATCAACGTGCTTGCGGCACTGTCGAATCTGTACCAGGCCCGACGACAATTACTCGCGACAGTGTGA
- a CDS encoding UPF0175 family protein: MGLPDPFVLRSGLALSLFQAGFLSVGSAARIAGVPLRIFLENLASLRIPLADDNDVDLDDELVQARRWLG, from the coding sequence ATGGGTTTGCCAGATCCATTCGTGCTGCGATCGGGCCTGGCGTTGTCGCTGTTTCAGGCTGGATTTCTATCAGTGGGCTCAGCGGCGCGCATCGCCGGGGTGCCGCTACGCATCTTTCTGGAGAACTTGGCCTCGCTCCGGATTCCTCTGGCAGATGACAACGACGTCGACCTGGATGATGAGCTCGTTCAGGCCCGCCGCTGGCTCGGGTAG
- a CDS encoding type II toxin-antitoxin system RelE/ParE family toxin, which yields MCCSLRIKRSAAKALAELPNADRLRLVAAIDKLCEVPAAGSALKGEFEGLRRLRVGRYRIVCEWQQQELVVLVVRVGHRKEVYR from the coding sequence ATGTGCTGCTCGCTGCGGATTAAACGCAGCGCTGCCAAGGCGCTGGCTGAGCTTCCCAACGCCGACCGCCTCCGCCTCGTGGCTGCCATCGACAAGCTTTGCGAGGTTCCGGCAGCTGGCTCAGCGCTCAAGGGCGAATTCGAGGGACTGCGTCGCCTGCGCGTGGGTCGCTATCGGATCGTGTGCGAGTGGCAGCAGCAGGAGCTGGTGGTTCTCGTGGTGCGTGTTGGGCATCGCAAGGAGGTGTATCGCTAA
- a CDS encoding ribbon-helix-helix protein, CopG family, which produces MTLLECREALMAQVTARLPDDLTAELDAVAQQLNRCRADVIRQAIEYYLDDIEDLRAGAASLRDPADPVLDWAEVRDVLLAAD; this is translated from the coding sequence TTGACTTTGCTTGAATGTCGGGAGGCGTTGATGGCTCAGGTGACGGCCCGACTGCCCGATGACCTGACGGCCGAACTCGATGCGGTCGCGCAGCAGCTGAATCGATGCCGAGCTGACGTGATTCGCCAGGCCATCGAGTACTACCTCGATGACATCGAAGATCTACGAGCAGGAGCCGCTTCCCTGAGGGATCCCGCCGATCCTGTTCTGGATTGGGCTGAGGTGCGCGATGTGCTGCTCGCTGCGGATTAA
- a CDS encoding IS5 family transposase — translation MGGKQLGFSDYELTTAKKQTKREKFLAEMEAVVPWQALTALIEPHYPKASKKGGRPPYPLATMLRIHLLQQWYSLSDPAMEEALIEVPTMRRFAGIELISDRIPDETTILTFRHLLEKHKLGEQIFETVNTHLSERGMTMRQGTIVDATLIAAPSSTKNKEGKRDPEMHQTKKGNQWYFGMKVHAGVDKDSGLIHSVVVTAANVHDLIPAAELLYGEEEVVYGDAGYQGIANRPEMAGKTMEFRVAMRPGKRRALPDTPEGRLQDLIETAKAHIRSKGEHPFRVIKQQFGFQKTKLRGLAKNRCKINVLAALSNLFQARQQLLATA, via the coding sequence ATGGGTGGCAAGCAGCTCGGCTTCTCGGATTACGAGCTGACCACGGCCAAGAAGCAGACCAAGCGGGAGAAGTTTCTCGCTGAGATGGAGGCGGTGGTGCCATGGCAGGCGTTAACCGCCCTGATCGAGCCTCACTACCCCAAAGCAAGCAAGAAAGGCGGACGACCTCCCTATCCCCTGGCCACGATGCTGCGGATCCATCTGCTGCAGCAGTGGTATTCCCTCAGCGACCCGGCGATGGAGGAGGCCCTGATTGAGGTGCCCACCATGCGCCGCTTTGCCGGCATCGAGCTGATCAGCGATCGGATCCCGGATGAGACCACAATCCTCACCTTCCGCCACCTGCTGGAGAAGCACAAGCTGGGCGAGCAGATCTTTGAGACCGTGAACACCCATCTCAGCGAGCGGGGTATGACGATGCGGCAGGGAACGATTGTGGATGCCACCTTGATCGCGGCGCCCAGTTCGACCAAGAACAAGGAAGGGAAGCGGGATCCGGAGATGCACCAGACCAAGAAGGGCAACCAGTGGTATTTCGGCATGAAGGTCCATGCCGGTGTGGACAAGGACTCGGGCCTAATCCATTCAGTGGTCGTCACCGCCGCCAACGTGCATGACCTCATCCCCGCTGCTGAGCTGTTGTATGGGGAAGAAGAAGTGGTTTACGGCGACGCCGGATACCAGGGCATCGCCAACAGGCCTGAGATGGCGGGCAAGACAATGGAATTCAGGGTGGCAATGCGGCCCGGCAAACGCAGGGCCCTACCAGACACACCTGAAGGAAGGCTGCAGGATCTCATCGAGACAGCCAAAGCTCACATCCGCTCCAAAGGTGAGCACCCCTTCCGAGTCATCAAGCAGCAGTTCGGCTTTCAAAAGACCAAGCTGCGGGGCCTGGCCAAGAACCGCTGCAAGATCAACGTGCTTGCAGCGCTGTCGAATCTGTTCCAGGCACGACAGCAGTTGCTTGCCACAGCCTGA
- a CDS encoding glycosyltransferase family 4 protein, whose product MPEEITLFHPAGYLQAPEGQPFGKDVANVGLFSALARHGGYRRINVLHRSGAGASELGQQFFPPHQPQGVLATGGLWDTDLAQRSGMLLRGAAALSELAWLRRTAAADAAYSLVGLIHTIAPPFIRSQIAASAQAPVHPWDAVICTSPSVQAAMQEMFAAQEAWMAERFGATRQPRPQLPLIPLGVDVPRLMQQGADQAARASLRSRLGLADDDLLVLWVGRLSYFEKAFPQVMIQAVHQAAERSGRRMVLGLAGWFPGGEADQQLYLEAAQQLAPGLQVSILNGGKPELLAQTWAAADVFLSLVDNIQETFGLAPVEAMAAGLPVVVSDWDGYRYTVRDGEEGFLVPTLGSPGGAPGELLAHLHSLELETYQTYVGAVAQHTAVHVNRAADALVALAESPELRARMGAAGQARAQALFDWPVVVSQYNDLFAELAERRGQALQASSVAGGARIQPSRGDPFADFRGFATSVLEPDLVLRLAPGVVPADLEARLGVKLNRLYSGLRGSNAEALALLQALDAAGGAGLLVDQLLAAVAADRRPYLETTLVWLAKQGLVDWL is encoded by the coding sequence ATGCCTGAGGAGATCACGCTGTTTCATCCGGCTGGTTATCTCCAGGCTCCGGAGGGCCAACCATTTGGCAAAGATGTAGCCAATGTTGGCCTCTTTTCAGCGCTCGCGCGGCATGGCGGCTACCGCCGCATCAATGTGTTGCACCGCAGCGGCGCCGGTGCATCTGAGCTCGGGCAGCAGTTTTTCCCCCCCCATCAGCCCCAGGGCGTGCTGGCCACCGGCGGCCTGTGGGATACCGACTTGGCCCAGCGTTCCGGCATGTTGCTGCGCGGCGCTGCTGCGCTCTCCGAGCTGGCCTGGCTGCGGCGGACAGCCGCTGCCGATGCGGCCTACAGCCTGGTGGGGTTGATTCACACGATCGCCCCGCCCTTCATTCGCAGCCAGATCGCCGCCTCCGCCCAGGCGCCGGTGCATCCCTGGGATGCGGTGATTTGCACCTCACCCTCCGTGCAGGCGGCCATGCAGGAGATGTTTGCCGCCCAAGAGGCCTGGATGGCCGAGCGCTTTGGGGCCACACGCCAGCCCAGGCCGCAGTTGCCCTTGATCCCCCTGGGGGTGGATGTTCCGCGGCTGATGCAGCAGGGCGCCGATCAGGCCGCCCGGGCCAGCCTGCGCAGCCGCCTCGGCCTGGCTGACGACGACCTGCTGGTGCTCTGGGTGGGCCGCCTCTCCTATTTCGAGAAGGCTTTTCCCCAGGTGATGATCCAGGCCGTGCATCAGGCCGCCGAGCGCTCGGGCCGGCGGATGGTGCTGGGCCTGGCGGGGTGGTTCCCCGGTGGCGAGGCCGATCAGCAGCTGTATCTCGAGGCTGCCCAGCAGCTCGCGCCTGGGCTGCAGGTGAGCATCCTCAACGGCGGGAAGCCCGAGCTGTTGGCTCAAACCTGGGCTGCGGCCGATGTGTTCCTTTCCTTGGTGGACAACATTCAGGAAACGTTTGGTCTGGCGCCGGTGGAGGCCATGGCGGCAGGCCTGCCGGTGGTGGTGAGTGATTGGGATGGCTACCGCTACACCGTGCGCGATGGAGAAGAGGGTTTTCTTGTGCCCACCCTCGGCAGCCCCGGCGGTGCCCCCGGCGAGCTGCTGGCCCATCTCCACAGCCTCGAACTGGAGACCTATCAGACCTACGTGGGCGCCGTGGCCCAGCACACCGCGGTGCACGTGAACCGCGCCGCCGATGCCCTGGTGGCCTTGGCTGAATCGCCCGAGCTGCGCGCTCGCATGGGAGCCGCCGGCCAGGCCCGGGCTCAGGCTCTGTTCGATTGGCCGGTGGTGGTGAGTCAGTACAACGATCTCTTTGCCGAGCTGGCGGAGCGCCGTGGTCAAGCGCTTCAGGCTTCCTCTGTGGCTGGCGGCGCGCGGATCCAACCCAGCCGCGGCGACCCCTTTGCTGATTTCCGAGGATTTGCCACCAGCGTGCTGGAGCCAGATTTGGTGTTGCGCCTGGCCCCCGGCGTGGTGCCCGCTGATCTGGAGGCTCGGCTCGGCGTGAAGCTGAACCGCCTTTACAGCGGGCTGCGGGGCAGCAATGCCGAGGCCCTGGCGTTGCTTCAGGCCCTGGACGCCGCTGGCGGCGCCGGGCTGCTGGTGGATCAGCTGCTCGCCGCAGTGGCCGCTGATCGGCGTCCTTATCTGGAAACCACCCTCGTGTGGCTGGCCAAACAGGGCCTGGTGGATTGGCTCTGA
- a CDS encoding HlyD family secretion protein, producing MQLLKRAQSAIEQRVRQSHSQEALQQSPVWMRASAWGLVGTTGFALAWLALAQTEEIVSAPGKLEPIGSVSEVQIPLNGVVKQVLVKEGNKVEKGQVLLQLDTEASSERQANLEKSIALKQQELALKQQELERYLELNSTEQQMLRKNLALQQEIERSYVELEREGASARLQLLQQQNQVAEVQGKLEQTQVDRRRQVLILEQTVQQLRGQVAQMRSDLAEQNLNLRYQTLRSPVSGLVFELKAKAPGYVSRTADPVLKVVPFDKLEARVEVPSGDIGFVHTGQQADLSIDSFPATDFGVLEGKVRQVGSDALPPDQLKQEYRFPVWIRLASQQLKLKSGRSLPLQVGMSLQASIKLRKVSYLQLLLGSFKDKADSLRKI from the coding sequence ATGCAGCTGCTCAAGCGGGCGCAGAGCGCCATCGAACAACGGGTGCGCCAATCCCACAGCCAGGAAGCGCTGCAGCAATCACCGGTGTGGATGCGGGCTTCGGCTTGGGGTTTGGTGGGCACCACCGGATTTGCGCTGGCCTGGTTGGCGTTAGCGCAAACCGAGGAAATCGTGAGCGCTCCGGGCAAGCTCGAGCCGATCGGCAGCGTGAGCGAAGTGCAGATCCCGCTCAACGGAGTGGTGAAGCAGGTGCTCGTGAAGGAAGGCAACAAGGTGGAGAAAGGCCAGGTGCTCCTCCAGCTCGACACCGAAGCCAGCAGCGAACGGCAGGCAAACCTTGAAAAAAGCATCGCCCTCAAACAGCAGGAGCTGGCCCTCAAGCAACAGGAGCTCGAGCGATACCTCGAGCTGAACAGCACCGAGCAGCAGATGCTGCGCAAAAACCTGGCACTCCAACAGGAAATCGAACGCAGCTACGTCGAGCTCGAACGTGAAGGCGCCAGTGCCCGCTTGCAATTGCTCCAACAGCAAAACCAGGTAGCCGAGGTGCAAGGCAAACTCGAGCAAACCCAGGTGGATCGCCGCCGCCAGGTGCTGATCCTGGAGCAAACCGTTCAGCAACTGCGAGGCCAGGTGGCCCAGATGCGCAGCGACCTCGCCGAGCAAAACCTGAATCTGCGCTACCAAACGCTGCGTTCACCGGTAAGCGGCCTTGTGTTTGAACTGAAGGCCAAAGCGCCTGGCTACGTGAGCCGTACCGCTGATCCGGTGCTCAAGGTGGTGCCGTTCGACAAACTCGAGGCAAGGGTGGAAGTGCCCAGCGGTGACATTGGTTTTGTGCACACCGGACAACAAGCCGACCTGAGCATCGACTCCTTCCCTGCCACCGACTTCGGGGTGCTGGAGGGAAAGGTGCGCCAGGTGGGATCAGACGCGCTGCCCCCGGATCAGCTGAAGCAGGAATATCGATTCCCGGTGTGGATCCGCCTGGCCTCTCAGCAGCTCAAGCTGAAAAGCGGCCGGTCTCTCCCGCTCCAGGTGGGCATGAGCCTGCAAGCGAGCATCAAGCTGCGCAAAGTGAGCTATTTGCAGCTCTTGCTGGGCAGCTTCAAGGACAAAGCCGATTCGCTCCGCAAAATCTGA
- a CDS encoding ATP-binding protein: MSRSTCPVQDSARSVQKPEHRHADHHNQASASKSTWLQERFPNALRLDLLAPEVLRAYQARPERLRDRIAAEEPGLTTVVIDEVQKAPQLLDVVHSLVEERPELRFVLTGSSARKLRHGAENLLGGRLVAAHMPPFMGAELGDSFSLERALQICLVPLVWEAPDPQATLAAYAALYLQEEVQAEAMVRQIGDFSRFLEVISFSQGSLLNLASLAREAEIPRKRAESYLGILEDLLLGFRLPVFQRRAQRQLVQHQKFFFFDAGVFRSLRPRGPLDAPEEIQGLALESLVAQHLRALCQLRANGTQLSFWRTRAGLEVDFVVYGPNLFQAIEVKRAAKVTSADLKDLKAFQADYPEAQCLLLSFCPEPLLIDGIRCEPLEDWLRELRP; this comes from the coding sequence ATCAGTCGATCAACCTGCCCTGTCCAGGATTCCGCACGGTCTGTACAGAAGCCTGAACACCGCCACGCTGATCACCACAACCAAGCAAGCGCGAGCAAATCCACCTGGCTGCAGGAGCGGTTTCCCAATGCACTAAGGCTGGATCTACTGGCTCCGGAGGTGCTGCGGGCCTATCAGGCCAGGCCGGAACGCCTACGGGATCGGATCGCCGCGGAGGAGCCCGGCCTCACCACCGTGGTGATCGACGAGGTGCAGAAGGCGCCCCAGCTGCTGGATGTGGTTCACAGCCTTGTGGAGGAGCGGCCCGAGCTTCGCTTCGTGCTCACGGGCTCGAGCGCACGCAAGCTGCGGCATGGAGCCGAGAATCTGCTGGGCGGGCGACTGGTGGCCGCCCACATGCCGCCCTTCATGGGCGCGGAGCTGGGCGACAGCTTCAGCCTGGAGCGGGCGCTCCAGATCTGCCTGGTGCCGTTGGTTTGGGAAGCGCCTGATCCCCAAGCCACGCTGGCGGCCTACGCCGCGCTCTATCTCCAGGAGGAGGTGCAGGCGGAAGCAATGGTGCGCCAGATCGGCGATTTCAGCCGCTTCCTGGAGGTGATCAGCTTCTCGCAAGGCAGCCTGCTGAACCTGGCCAGCCTGGCCCGGGAGGCTGAGATCCCGCGCAAACGGGCCGAGAGCTATCTGGGCATCCTGGAGGATCTGCTGCTGGGCTTCCGCCTGCCGGTGTTTCAGCGCCGCGCTCAGCGGCAACTGGTGCAGCACCAAAAGTTCTTCTTCTTTGATGCGGGCGTGTTCCGTTCACTGCGGCCGCGGGGCCCCCTGGATGCGCCGGAAGAGATCCAAGGGCTGGCGCTGGAAAGCCTTGTGGCCCAACACCTGCGGGCGCTCTGCCAGTTGCGCGCGAATGGCACACAACTCAGCTTCTGGCGCACCCGCGCAGGCCTGGAGGTGGACTTCGTGGTGTACGGCCCCAACCTGTTCCAAGCGATTGAGGTGAAGCGCGCGGCCAAAGTGACCTCAGCAGACCTGAAGGACCTCAAAGCCTTCCAGGCGGACTATCCGGAAGCGCAGTGCCTGCTGCTCTCCTTCTGTCCAGAGCCGCTGCTGATCGATGGCATCCGCTGCGAACCGTTGGAGGACTGGCTCCGCGAGCTGCGCCCCTAA